The genomic stretch AACGCCGGAGTTCAGCGCGATTTGGCGAATCGGCTCTTCGAGGGAGCGACGGACGATCTTCACGCCCACCATCTCTTCCTCGCTCGCCTTGACCTTGTCCAGGGTGTTGATGCAGCGCAACAACGCCACACCGCCACCCGCGACAATCCCTTCCTCGACCGCCGCGCGGGTCGCGTGCAGAGCATCCTCAACACGTGCCTTCTTCTCTTTCATTTCGGTCTCGGTGGCTGCACCGACGTTGATCACGGCCACCCCGCCGGCCAGCTTGGCCAGCCGTTCCTGCAGTTTCTCGCGGTCGTAATCAGAGGTGGTATCGTCGATCTGCTTGCGAATCTGGCCGATACGCCCCTTGATGTCTTCCTTCTTGCCGGCCCCTTCGACGATCGTCGTGTTGTCCTTGTCGATCGTGATCTTCTTGGCACGGCCAAGGTCGGTCATCACGGCGTTCTCGAGCTTGAAACCAAGCTCTTCGGAGATTACCCTGCCGCCGGTGAGAATACCGATATCCTCAAGCATCGCCTTACGACGGTCACCAAAACCGGGGGCCTTGACAGCCGCCACCTTGAGCGTCCCGCGCAACTTGTTGACCACCAGCGTGGCCAACGCCTCACCCTCGATATCCTCGGCGACAATCAGGAGCGGGCGTCCCTGCTGAGCCACTTTTTCGAGCACCGGCAGAAGGTCTTTCATGCTGGCGATCTTCTTGTCGTGGATGAGGATCAGCGCATCTTCAAGCACCGCTTCCATATTGTCCGGATCGGTAACAAAGTAAGGCGATACGTAGCCGCGGTCGAACTGCATCCCCTCAACCACTTCGAGCTTGGTTTCGGCCGATTTGGACTCTTCGACCGTGATAACGCCATCCTTCCCCACCTTTTCCATCGCCTCTGCTATGAGGTCGCCGATCTGACGGTCATTGTTGGCGGAAATAGTGCCGACGTTGGAGATGTCCTGTTTGCCGGAGACCTTTGTGGAATTCTTCTTGATCTCTTCGACAACAGCGATTACTGCCATATCGATACCACGCTTGATCGCCATCGGATTGAACCCTGCGGTGACGGACTTCAGACCCTCGCGGAAGATCGCCTGGGCGATCAACGTGGCCGTAGTGGTGCCGTCGCCGGCGACATCGGAGGTCTTGGAAGCAACTTCCTTGACCATTTGGGCGCCAATATTCTCAAAATGATCTTCGAGCTCGATCTCTTTGGCCACCGTGACGCCATCCTTGGTGATGGTCGGGGAGCCGAATTTTTTGTCAATCGCCACATTGCGACCGCGCGGGCCGAGCGTCACCTTGACCGCATCGGCCAGCTTGTCCACGCCGGTTCTGAGCTTGGTGCGGGCAACCGTGTTATATTCAATCAGCTTTGCCATATGTCTATTCTCCTATAGTCCTTTCCGTGCTTAGCTCTTCTGGATGATGGCGAAAATGTCCGACTCGCGCATGATGAGGTACTCTTTGCCATCCACCGATACCTCGGTGCCGGAGTACTTGCCGTACAGGATGCGGTCCCCTTTTTTCACTTCCATCGGGAGCTTCTTCCCCTCATCAGTGGTGCGGCCAGGACCGATCTCGACGATCTCCCCCTCCATCGGCTTCTCTTTGGCGGTGTCCGGAATAATGATCCCGCCGCGCTTAACTTCCTGCTCTTCAAACGGCCTGACCACGACTCGGTCAGCAAGCGGTCTGATATTCATTTGTGCCTCCTATAGCTGGTTTGTTTTGTCGTTTCACATGTCCAGTTGTCTGGGTTATTCGTTAGCACTCACTGACATTGAGTGCTAACAAATAATACGGATTAAACGTGGAATTTGTCAAGAGGTTTCCAGGAAACGTCGAACTTTGCCTGCTGGCTCGCCATTCGACTGTGTAAGACACTACATCTCATCAGGTTACAGCCATCTTAATTTGCAGCAGGAGAGTCAGAAGCACCCAAGTATGGCTCGGTCGCAACGCAAGGAAGCCTTGCATCATTGGCCGGTGTGGTCTATTTTGAAGGCGCGACAACTATATCGAGCGAGGAGCTACCATGACATCATCGCGGATCAGTTGCAGAGACAGACGGCTGTTTTTCCTTCTGGTCCTTATCGCCCTGAGCGTCTCCCCCAGCGTGTCGTTCGGGCAGGTGACCCGCTTTGCCGTGATAGGTGATTATGGTGGCGATAATGTCAACGAAGGGGCAGTCGCCAGTCTGGCCAAGA from Candidatus Zixiibacteriota bacterium encodes the following:
- the groES gene encoding co-chaperone GroES, with the protein product MNIRPLADRVVVRPFEEQEVKRGGIIIPDTAKEKPMEGEIVEIGPGRTTDEGKKLPMEVKKGDRILYGKYSGTEVSVDGKEYLIMRESDIFAIIQKS
- the groL gene encoding chaperonin GroEL (60 kDa chaperone family; promotes refolding of misfolded polypeptides especially under stressful conditions; forms two stacked rings of heptamers to form a barrel-shaped 14mer; ends can be capped by GroES; misfolded proteins enter the barrel where they are refolded when GroES binds); translated protein: MAKLIEYNTVARTKLRTGVDKLADAVKVTLGPRGRNVAIDKKFGSPTITKDGVTVAKEIELEDHFENIGAQMVKEVASKTSDVAGDGTTTATLIAQAIFREGLKSVTAGFNPMAIKRGIDMAVIAVVEEIKKNSTKVSGKQDISNVGTISANNDRQIGDLIAEAMEKVGKDGVITVEESKSAETKLEVVEGMQFDRGYVSPYFVTDPDNMEAVLEDALILIHDKKIASMKDLLPVLEKVAQQGRPLLIVAEDIEGEALATLVVNKLRGTLKVAAVKAPGFGDRRKAMLEDIGILTGGRVISEELGFKLENAVMTDLGRAKKITIDKDNTTIVEGAGKKEDIKGRIGQIRKQIDDTTSDYDREKLQERLAKLAGGVAVINVGAATETEMKEKKARVEDALHATRAAVEEGIVAGGGVALLRCINTLDKVKASEEEMVGVKIVRRSLEEPIRQIALNSGVEGSIVVNKVIGEAGAYGYNADTNIYEDLMKAGVIDPTKVTRTALENAASIAGLLLTTEAVICEKPEEKKAMPPMPGGGGMGDMY